The window AAAAATACTGGTGCACACATGTGGacccagatacagatacactcacacatccagatacagatacaataCAGAGGAACACTTTACAACGCCCCTCTGGAAATGCAGTTTAATGACCGTTCATGACCAAGTCAATCAGATGCGGGACTATTTACGCATAGCAAAATCATGAAAAATGTTCCAACGTCGAATATCGTATACACCCCGGAATGGGGGACCTTTCAAACCAAAGGAAATTACTACAcacttaaataataaaaatgaaaatcagttatcataaatatttatttgaaatttatgcTGGTTAATGTGATATTTTGTAACCACAAACTGAAACACTACATTAAATTAGTAACTGAAAATTAATAGATTAGGAATCTTATGAAAATTTGAACCCCAATAATGGCATTTGCCATAAAACTTAAAGATTTCactttcaaatattttaaaaaaaagaacaaacatGTATGtggatttatatttttcagataCTACACACGAATAGATATGAAACAAAACCCCCATGAGGTATAACAAATATGTATAGAAtctaaaaagaaaacaatttcatATCTACTCCTATTTGGCATAAATCTATTCCAATCCCTCTTCAGGCCTTATCAAGGGAAACCTCTACAGGCTGCCTAGATTGCTAGAATTGCTTCCCCTAATCatttcctttttctttttcagaAACCCTCTCCATTTATAGCCATGGGAACATGGGAACACACTTTATGCGTACGCTCCTCACGCGCAGGACACGTTCGGAAGGAACCGTGGGAATCGGGGAACCCAAGAATCGTTATGCACCGAAACTATAATAAATGCACCGGACCCTAGAAGAGGGTAACAATAACAATGGCAGGTCCCGTTCCCCCCGCTTCACGGCCATTTCGAATTGAATTAGAAAAGGTTGCCCAGGTGGAGTTGGGGTTCAGGTATGAATAGGTCCCGAAGACGACAGGCAATCAGATGTAAATCAAGTAGACAAGTTAGCAGTCAAGTCATGGTACAAGTAAAGAGGCAACCCCTCAAAACAAATAGTATAGCCGTTACAGAACCATCCCCCAAGAAAACAACAGTCACTTTGGTCAATTTGAAATCTTTCATTTTAAAAGATAGATGTTTCAACtgtttcaaatttattaaaagagCCATGATAAAGTTAATGATTAAATAATCCTTTATCAATTCTGCTCCAGATATGTATGAATTATCTAATAGTGTTCCTGCTTATCGGAAAGGTTCGGAGTCATAGTCATCTGGGAGGAAAAAAAGCGTTCTACGAATTCCCAACTGAAACTCAAAAGTTTGAGTTTTGCATTAaggtaatttatttaaaattatattaagtGAGAACTGGTAATATCTGAAATAATTCCAAATTTTGTTCAAGTTAATCTTGGTGTGTCGCTTTGTTCGGGATCGTCCGGAGGATTATACAGACTCCGATGAGTATGGCTTACATACCAATGAAACTGACATTTACTTCAATAATATTATGTCGGAATATAGAAGAGCAAATTGTTTGCCCAAAGGACTCTCAAAAACCGGAATGAACAAATTTTCACAGTTGATCCTCCGTTGGACGAATGAAGTTAAACAAATGTTTCTTAACCCGAAGCTTTTCATTGTTGTTGACGAGGACATTAGGGGCCGATCATTCAAGGTGAATTTTGGATCGATGCAAGGATGGTGCAATGGCACCGATGATGAACCTAGTGCTCCACGATTCAGTACTACTACAACTGCCAAGCCTGACATACAAATTTCACCAGACGTTTGTTATGAGGAAAGTGTAGTTGGCCGATGGTTGGTCCCAGAAACTAAGGGCTTAAGGCAATTAGAAAAGCTCTTTAAACGATACCCAGAGTTTCTTGAAAAACTCCACAAATACACGAAGTTAAACTGCTGTCCGTACGGAGCTATTCGGGATCGAATTGAAATTATTAACGATGGCATTGACTTTCTCCACGAACTCCAAGGCATTGAATCCTTCAGCAAAGCTGAGTATTCGGGTGTCGTTAGTTCTGATTTTTCCAAACTTAGAGATAGATTGGAGTatcttattttaattaataacaaaaatggTGGTAACCACTCATCCGAAAAGTGTTGCTCCGGTTTTATGGATCTacttaaaaaatttggaaatGATTTCGAAAATAATCTCAGGAATTTGAAATCATCCCAACCAAATTTTGATGCAACTCCCTATATTGAAAGGTACAAAGGACTAGAAAATGGCCATGTGGATCGATTAAAGATTTTCCAGAACCTGGAAGCTTTAtttggaaataaaaataaagcagATGCTTGTTGtgacaataaaaacaatacaatttatgaactagaaaaacttttaaaagacTTGAAGCCAAgagcatccattgaaaataaaacaaatatttttgatcccATTAAAGAAAATTTGGCAAACTCAGATGAAATTCTATCTCGCACCAAATCCTTAATTGGTTTAGAAGATGTTCAGCTTCAAAAACTTGAATCCTCATGTGGAAAAAGTTGtcatacaaataaaaaaaagatcaTTCAagatttaaatacaaaaatggaTGCATTAAATAGGAAATACGGGGAAATCAACGCCCTtgtt of the Drosophila ananassae strain 14024-0371.13 chromosome 2R, ASM1763931v2, whole genome shotgun sequence genome contains:
- the LOC26515415 gene encoding uncharacterized protein LOC26515415 isoform X2 → MNYLIVFLLIGKVRSHSHLGGKKAFYEFPTETQKFEFCIKLILVCRFVRDRPEDYTDSDEYGLHTNETDIYFNNIMSEYRRANCLPKGLSKTGMNKFSQLILRWTNEVKQMFLNPKLFIVVDEDIRGRSFKVNFGSMQGWCNGTDDEPSAPRFSTTTTAKPDIQISPDVCYEESVVGRWLVPETKGLRQLEKLFKRYPEFLEKLHKYTKLNCCPYGAIRDRIEIINDGIDFLHELQGIESFSKAEYSGVVSSDFSKLRDRLEYLILINNKNGGNHSSEKCCSGFMDLLKKFGNDFENNLRNLKSSQPNFDATPYIERYKGLENGHVDRLKIFQNLEALFGNKNKADACCDNKNNTIYELEKLLKDLKPRASIENKTNIFDPIKENLANSDEILSRTKSLIGLEDVQLQKLESSCGKSCHTNKKKIIQDLNTKMDALNRKYGEINALVNLNWSKLNKSLEEVSLRVNEMPDIIANMDKIKKPIPRSIKRASLSESSSITSKYLKEISIVSKTIDETNITNKRSLFIHEMHESHSKNQTIELKETFNNIEESIRKYNSTTSNKELSSFENDFNRLAKEIRDLNDIEIGTLATTIKNRKREFDLENEKFMKQFEDFTRTIKLKIEIIKKDNSKMEHRLLQLENKLNTTPTKFEERLNYMEVAWKAISKLYGLPEESYLGRIELAQKHLRDLNEAIARMEQNAEDCIYECDLGELPTIAQLFSRIKVLREKLKKTLKPKKN
- the LOC26515415 gene encoding uncharacterized protein LOC26515415 isoform X1, coding for MNRSRRRQAIRCKSSRQVSSQVMICMNYLIVFLLIGKVRSHSHLGGKKAFYEFPTETQKFEFCIKLILVCRFVRDRPEDYTDSDEYGLHTNETDIYFNNIMSEYRRANCLPKGLSKTGMNKFSQLILRWTNEVKQMFLNPKLFIVVDEDIRGRSFKVNFGSMQGWCNGTDDEPSAPRFSTTTTAKPDIQISPDVCYEESVVGRWLVPETKGLRQLEKLFKRYPEFLEKLHKYTKLNCCPYGAIRDRIEIINDGIDFLHELQGIESFSKAEYSGVVSSDFSKLRDRLEYLILINNKNGGNHSSEKCCSGFMDLLKKFGNDFENNLRNLKSSQPNFDATPYIERYKGLENGHVDRLKIFQNLEALFGNKNKADACCDNKNNTIYELEKLLKDLKPRASIENKTNIFDPIKENLANSDEILSRTKSLIGLEDVQLQKLESSCGKSCHTNKKKIIQDLNTKMDALNRKYGEINALVNLNWSKLNKSLEEVSLRVNEMPDIIANMDKIKKPIPRSIKRASLSESSSITSKYLKEISIVSKTIDETNITNKRSLFIHEMHESHSKNQTIELKETFNNIEESIRKYNSTTSNKELSSFENDFNRLAKEIRDLNDIEIGTLATTIKNRKREFDLENEKFMKQFEDFTRTIKLKIEIIKKDNSKMEHRLLQLENKLNTTPTKFEERLNYMEVAWKAISKLYGLPEESYLGRIELAQKHLRDLNEAIARMEQNAEDCIYECDLGELPTIAQLFSRIKVLREKLKKTLKPKKN